A DNA window from Vagococcus penaei contains the following coding sequences:
- a CDS encoding ParA family protein, which translates to MTRIISVANQKGGVGKTTTTVNLGACLAYAGNKVLLVDMDAQGNATSGIGIRKPDVTQDIYDVLVNEVPIETVILSTNRENLDIAPATIQLSGAEIELTSMMARESRLKLALQDIKKNYDYILIDCPPSLGHLTINSFSASDSILIPVQCEYYALEGLSQLLNTVRLVQKHFNPELRIEGVLLTMYDARTNLGSEVVEEVRTYFRERVYDTIIPRNVRLSEAPSHGKAIIDYDPRSKGAEVYQALAKEVMNRDEDE; encoded by the coding sequence ATGACACGGATTATTTCTGTTGCAAATCAAAAGGGTGGCGTTGGTAAAACGACCACAACGGTCAATCTAGGAGCCTGCTTAGCATATGCGGGAAATAAAGTATTATTAGTTGATATGGACGCACAAGGTAATGCAACAAGTGGTATTGGCATTCGTAAGCCAGATGTAACGCAGGATATTTATGATGTTTTAGTCAATGAAGTGCCAATTGAAACAGTCATCTTATCAACGAATCGTGAAAATTTAGATATTGCCCCTGCGACGATTCAATTGTCTGGTGCTGAAATTGAATTAACCTCTATGATGGCGAGAGAGTCACGCTTAAAATTAGCGTTACAAGACATCAAGAAAAATTATGATTACATTCTAATTGATTGTCCACCATCATTAGGTCATTTAACAATTAATTCTTTTTCTGCAAGTGATTCGATTTTAATTCCTGTTCAGTGCGAGTATTATGCGCTTGAAGGACTAAGTCAATTATTAAATACTGTCCGTTTAGTACAAAAACACTTTAATCCTGAGTTGAGAATTGAAGGGGTGTTACTGACGATGTATGATGCACGGACTAATTTAGGTTCGGAAGTAGTCGAAGAAGTCCGGACGTATTTTAGAGAACGAGTATATGATACGATTATTCCAAGAAATGTCCGCTTATCAGAGGCTCCAAGTCATGGGAAAGCGATTATTGATTATGATCCACGTTCTAAAGGTGCCGAAGTCTACCAAGCATTAGCGAAGGAAGTGATGAATCGTGACGAAGATGAATAA
- the rsmG gene encoding 16S rRNA (guanine(527)-N(7))-methyltransferase RsmG, which yields MKPEVFKLELEKYGISLTEKQMQQFATYFEMLVEWNEKINLTAITDCEEVYLKHFFDSITLAFAEDFSVEKYHLCDVGSGAGFPSIPLKIVFPQLAITIVDSLNKRIKFLTELVTALELDNVSLYHDRAETFGQNPKFREQFDFVTARAVARLAVLNELCLPLVKKGGHFLALKAAKSDEELAEAKKSIALLGGKFVEEKAVSLPFTDDQRFIIDIKKTKETPNKYPRKPGTPNKKPLI from the coding sequence ATGAAGCCAGAAGTATTTAAATTAGAGCTTGAAAAGTATGGAATTAGCTTAACAGAAAAGCAGATGCAGCAATTTGCTACCTACTTTGAAATGCTAGTTGAATGGAATGAAAAGATTAATTTAACAGCAATCACTGATTGTGAAGAGGTTTATTTAAAACATTTTTTTGATTCAATTACGTTAGCTTTTGCAGAGGATTTTTCAGTTGAAAAGTATCATTTATGTGATGTAGGTTCGGGTGCTGGATTTCCAAGTATTCCCTTGAAAATTGTTTTTCCGCAATTAGCTATTACTATTGTTGATTCTTTAAACAAACGTATTAAATTTTTAACTGAGTTAGTAACAGCTTTAGAACTGGATAATGTTTCACTTTACCATGATCGTGCCGAAACATTTGGCCAAAATCCTAAATTTAGAGAACAATTTGATTTTGTGACTGCACGAGCGGTGGCAAGATTAGCAGTATTAAATGAATTATGTCTACCACTTGTTAAAAAAGGCGGTCATTTTTTAGCGTTAAAAGCAGCAAAAAGTGATGAAGAACTGGCCGAAGCGAAGAAATCAATTGCGCTATTAGGTGGCAAGTTTGTTGAAGAAAAAGCAGTCTCATTACCATTTACAGATGATCAACGGTTTATTATTGATATTAAAAAAACTAAAGAAACACCAAACAAGTATCCGCGAAAACCAGGGACACCGAATAAGAAACCATTGATTTAA